A region from the Actinoplanes sp. OR16 genome encodes:
- a CDS encoding acyl-CoA dehydrogenase family protein: MDLGLTQEQEQFRDLARDWVDREVVPHVTEWDRAEQVDLKIVGKLAELGFLGLGIAEEFGGSGGDFLSYVLMMEELGRGDTSVRGIVSVSLGLVAKSIQAHGTDAQKRQWLPGMCSGETLGCFGLTEPGTGSDAGSLTTRAVRDGDDWLLTGEKIFITNGTWAGVVLAFARTGGPGPKGITAFLVPADTPGLTRREIKGKLGLRGQATAEITFDGVRVSDANRLGREGAGFKIAMSALDKGRIAVASGSVGLARGCLEAAVAYAQERTQFGKPIASYQLVQEMLADMAVETDAARLLVWRAADLVDRGRPFGTEASMAKLFATESAVKASNQAIQVFGGYGYVDEFPVGKAMRDARVTTLYEGTSQIQKLLIGRALTGINAF; encoded by the coding sequence GTGGACCTCGGTCTGACCCAGGAGCAGGAACAGTTCCGCGACCTCGCCCGGGACTGGGTGGATCGCGAGGTCGTCCCGCACGTGACCGAATGGGACCGCGCCGAGCAGGTCGACCTGAAGATCGTCGGCAAGCTGGCCGAACTGGGCTTCCTCGGTCTCGGGATCGCCGAGGAGTTCGGCGGCTCGGGCGGCGACTTCCTCTCCTACGTCCTGATGATGGAGGAGCTCGGACGCGGCGACACCTCCGTCCGCGGCATCGTGTCCGTCTCGCTCGGCCTGGTCGCGAAGAGCATCCAGGCGCACGGGACGGATGCGCAGAAGCGGCAGTGGCTGCCCGGCATGTGCTCCGGCGAGACGCTGGGCTGTTTCGGTCTCACCGAGCCGGGGACCGGCTCCGACGCGGGCTCGCTGACCACCCGGGCGGTGCGCGACGGCGACGACTGGCTGCTCACCGGCGAGAAGATCTTCATCACCAACGGCACCTGGGCCGGAGTGGTGCTGGCGTTCGCCCGCACCGGTGGCCCCGGGCCGAAGGGGATCACCGCCTTCCTGGTGCCGGCCGACACGCCGGGCCTGACCCGCCGGGAGATCAAGGGGAAGCTCGGCCTGCGGGGCCAGGCGACCGCCGAGATCACGTTCGATGGCGTACGGGTGTCCGACGCGAACCGCCTCGGCCGGGAGGGCGCCGGTTTCAAGATTGCGATGTCGGCGCTGGACAAGGGCCGGATCGCCGTCGCGTCCGGATCCGTGGGCCTGGCCCGCGGCTGCCTGGAGGCGGCGGTCGCCTACGCCCAGGAGCGCACCCAGTTCGGCAAGCCGATCGCCTCCTACCAGCTCGTGCAGGAGATGCTCGCCGACATGGCGGTGGAGACCGACGCGGCCCGGCTGCTCGTCTGGCGGGCCGCCGACCTGGTCGACCGCGGCCGCCCGTTCGGCACCGAGGCGTCGATGGCGAAGCTGTTCGCCACCGAGTCCGCGGTGAAGGCCTCCAACCAGGCGATCCAGGTGTTCGGCGGATACGGGTATGTCGACGAGTTCCCGGTCGGGAAGGCCATGCGCGACGCCCGCGTGACCACGCTCTACGAAGGCACCAGCCAGATCCAGAAACTGCTCATCGGCCGTGCGTTGACCGGGATCAACGCGTTCTGA
- the fabG gene encoding 3-oxoacyl-ACP reductase FabG, giving the protein MRVAIVTGAARGIGAATALKLASDGAAVAVLDLGESSELLDQIRDAGGTAVGFSCDVSDEAQVDAVFDKVAAELGGIDILVNNAGVLRDNLLHKMSSSDWDIVMNVHLRGAFLCSRAAQRHMVPRRSGKIVNTSSVSALGNRGQANYSAAKAGIQGLTRTLAMELGPFGINVNAVAPGFIVTEMTDATAARVGVSSADMQAKAAEITPLRRVGQPSDIANVVAFLASDAASFITGQTIYVDGGRRL; this is encoded by the coding sequence ATGAGGGTTGCCATCGTCACCGGCGCCGCGCGGGGTATCGGCGCCGCGACCGCCCTGAAGCTCGCGTCCGACGGTGCGGCGGTCGCCGTGCTGGATCTCGGGGAGTCCAGTGAGCTGCTCGACCAGATCCGTGACGCCGGCGGCACCGCTGTCGGGTTCTCCTGCGACGTGTCCGACGAAGCCCAGGTCGACGCGGTCTTCGACAAGGTCGCGGCCGAGCTCGGCGGCATCGACATCCTGGTGAACAACGCCGGCGTGCTGCGGGACAACCTGCTGCACAAGATGTCCTCGTCGGACTGGGACATCGTCATGAACGTGCACCTGCGCGGCGCGTTCCTCTGCAGCCGGGCCGCCCAGCGTCACATGGTCCCGCGCCGCAGCGGCAAGATCGTCAACACGTCGAGCGTCTCCGCCCTCGGCAATCGGGGGCAGGCGAACTACTCCGCCGCGAAGGCCGGGATCCAAGGTCTGACCCGTACGCTCGCGATGGAGCTCGGGCCGTTCGGCATCAACGTGAACGCGGTGGCGCCCGGCTTCATCGTCACCGAGATGACCGACGCGACAGCGGCCCGGGTCGGCGTCTCCTCCGCCGACATGCAGGCCAAGGCCGCCGAGATCACCCCACTGCGCCGGGTGGGGCAGCCGTCCGACATCGCGAACGTGGTCGCCTTCCTGGCCAGCGACGCGGCGTCCTTCATCACCGGCCAGACCATCTACGTCGACGGCGGACGCCGTCTCTAG
- a CDS encoding acyl-CoA dehydrogenase family protein translates to MRRTVFTEDHEAFRQTLRTFIEAEVVPYYDDWFVAGEVPRELYKKLAELGLFGIEVPEEYGGAGIDSFKFAAIQTEETTRAGVSFGASGAHVALCLPYLMDLGTEEQKQRWLPDFVSGDAMYAIAMTEPGTGSDLAGMSTTARLSEDGTHYVLNGAKTFITGGVNADKVIVCARTSPAKPDDRRYGISLLVVDTKSPGYSVGRKLDKLGLRTSDTAELAFVDVKVPVGDLLGEENKGFSYLGKNLPKERLSIAYGAYAQAAAAVRFAKQYVQERKVFGQAVASFQNTKFELAACQAEVDAAQAVADRALEALDAGELTAAEAASAKLFCTEVAHRVIDRCLQLHGGYGFINEYPIARLYADNRVNRIYGGTSEVMKMIIAKDMGL, encoded by the coding sequence ATGCGTCGCACCGTCTTCACCGAGGATCACGAAGCGTTCCGCCAGACCCTGCGGACCTTCATCGAGGCCGAGGTGGTTCCCTACTACGACGACTGGTTCGTGGCCGGCGAGGTGCCCCGCGAGCTCTACAAGAAGCTGGCCGAGCTGGGCCTCTTCGGCATCGAGGTGCCCGAGGAGTACGGCGGCGCCGGCATCGACTCGTTCAAGTTCGCGGCGATCCAGACCGAGGAGACCACCAGGGCCGGTGTCTCGTTCGGTGCGTCGGGCGCGCACGTGGCGCTCTGTCTGCCGTACCTCATGGATCTGGGAACCGAGGAACAGAAGCAGCGCTGGCTGCCGGACTTCGTCTCGGGCGACGCCATGTACGCGATCGCCATGACCGAGCCCGGCACCGGCAGCGACCTGGCCGGCATGAGCACCACAGCGCGGCTGAGTGAGGACGGCACGCACTACGTGCTCAACGGCGCGAAGACCTTCATCACCGGTGGCGTGAACGCCGACAAGGTGATCGTCTGCGCCCGCACCTCGCCCGCCAAGCCGGACGACCGCCGGTACGGCATCTCGCTGCTGGTCGTCGACACCAAGTCGCCCGGCTACTCGGTCGGCCGCAAGCTCGACAAGCTGGGCCTGCGTACGTCGGACACGGCCGAGCTGGCGTTCGTCGACGTCAAGGTGCCGGTCGGGGATCTGCTCGGCGAGGAGAACAAGGGCTTCTCGTACCTGGGCAAGAACCTGCCGAAGGAACGGCTGTCCATCGCCTACGGCGCGTACGCGCAGGCCGCGGCCGCCGTCCGGTTCGCCAAGCAGTACGTGCAGGAGCGCAAGGTCTTCGGCCAGGCGGTCGCCTCGTTCCAGAACACGAAGTTCGAGCTGGCCGCCTGCCAGGCCGAGGTGGACGCGGCCCAGGCCGTGGCCGACCGCGCCCTGGAGGCACTCGACGCCGGTGAGCTGACCGCTGCCGAGGCGGCGTCGGCGAAGCTGTTCTGCACCGAGGTGGCGCACCGGGTGATCGACAGGTGCCTGCAGCTGCACGGCGGCTACGGGTTCATCAACGAGTACCCGATCGCGCGCCTCTACGCGGACAACCGGGTCAACCGGATCTACGGTGGGACGTCCGAGGTGATGAAGATGATCATCGCTAAGGATATGGGGCTGTAG
- a CDS encoding trypsin-like serine protease, whose product MRSVPRMLLAVAVVVAGLFGPATAASASSDPAVGPLVVGGQPASENYSFMVYVSGCTGSLIKANWAVTAKHCPTPSTVRVGSVNRSSGGTVVAVTRAVNHPRIDVKLLQLGSSVSYAPAPIPTASGAVGTATRIIGWGQTCPQRGCGSTPVVANELNTSIVADSRCSGIDAAYEICTNNTNGNAGACYGDSGGPQVRQISGRWNLIGVTSRAGNNSSTCATAPSIYGDLPSIRAWVNTQVGGLGA is encoded by the coding sequence ATGCGCTCCGTTCCCCGGATGCTCCTCGCTGTCGCCGTTGTCGTGGCCGGCCTCTTCGGACCGGCCACCGCGGCATCCGCCTCCTCGGATCCGGCCGTCGGCCCGCTGGTCGTCGGCGGCCAGCCGGCGAGCGAGAACTACTCGTTCATGGTCTACGTCTCCGGCTGCACCGGCTCGCTCATCAAGGCGAACTGGGCGGTCACCGCCAAGCACTGCCCGACCCCGTCGACGGTGCGGGTCGGCAGCGTCAACCGCAGCAGCGGCGGCACCGTCGTCGCGGTGACCCGGGCCGTCAACCACCCGCGGATCGACGTCAAGCTGCTCCAGCTCGGATCCTCGGTCTCGTACGCCCCCGCGCCCATTCCGACGGCGTCCGGGGCGGTCGGCACCGCCACCCGGATCATCGGGTGGGGTCAGACCTGCCCGCAACGCGGCTGCGGCTCCACCCCGGTCGTCGCCAACGAGCTGAACACGTCGATCGTCGCGGACAGCCGCTGCTCCGGCATCGACGCCGCGTACGAGATCTGCACCAACAACACGAACGGCAACGCCGGCGCCTGCTACGGCGACTCCGGTGGCCCGCAGGTGCGCCAGATCAGCGGCCGCTGGAACCTGATCGGCGTGACCAGCCGGGCCGGCAACAACAGCTCGACCTGCGCGACCGCCCCGTCCATCTACGGCGACCTGCCGTCCATCCGAGCCTGGGTGAACACCCAGGTCGGTGGCCTTGGAGCCTGA
- a CDS encoding PHB depolymerase family esterase: MDTIDVAGRPRTYTLITPEGGDYERLLLVFHGSTQTAAVFRKFTGNAFDRLGRTAVAYLDGHRGNWNDARRHSSTRTRKEGIDDVAFAEAVVKRIGDGRETYAAGYSNGGGMVIRLLHERPDLIAGGAIIAAGQPAPDNFLLPATLPVAPKPVLMFHGTKDRIVPYRGGPMAAWARFAFKSGGALLSAPDTAAYFAARNGITAEPVTTDLPGKLSRTDFVQDGHAPVTLWTIHGGGHTIPGPVRSPALMGRTSTDLHAASAIADFFTLND; the protein is encoded by the coding sequence GTGGACACCATCGACGTCGCCGGACGACCCCGTACCTACACGCTGATCACTCCGGAGGGCGGCGACTACGAACGCCTGCTGCTGGTCTTCCACGGATCCACGCAGACGGCGGCGGTCTTCCGGAAGTTCACCGGCAACGCGTTCGACAGACTGGGCCGCACCGCCGTCGCCTACCTGGACGGCCATCGCGGCAACTGGAACGACGCCCGCAGGCACAGCTCCACCCGTACCAGGAAAGAGGGAATCGACGACGTGGCCTTCGCCGAGGCCGTCGTGAAGCGGATCGGCGACGGGCGGGAGACCTATGCGGCCGGGTATTCGAACGGTGGCGGCATGGTGATCCGGCTGCTGCACGAGCGGCCCGACCTGATCGCTGGCGGCGCGATCATCGCGGCCGGGCAGCCCGCGCCGGACAACTTCCTGCTGCCCGCGACGTTGCCGGTGGCGCCGAAGCCGGTCCTGATGTTCCACGGGACGAAGGATCGGATCGTGCCGTACCGGGGCGGACCGATGGCGGCCTGGGCGCGTTTCGCCTTCAAGTCCGGCGGGGCGCTGCTGTCCGCGCCCGACACGGCCGCCTACTTCGCCGCCCGCAACGGGATCACCGCCGAGCCGGTGACCACCGACCTGCCGGGCAAGCTCAGCCGGACCGATTTCGTTCAGGACGGGCATGCACCGGTGACATTGTGGACCATCCACGGCGGCGGGCACACGATCCCGGGCCCGGTCCGCTCCCCCGCCCTCATGGGCCGGACCTCGACGGATCTGCACGCCGCCTCCGCGATCGCCGACTTCTTCACCCTGAACGACTGA
- a CDS encoding TetR/AcrR family transcriptional regulator, whose protein sequence is MTTAPLRKDAARNWQHIVGVGRRFVDEGTPLRLNDVARAASIGVATVYRHFPTPEALLETLARPAFERLVTVASQSLAEDDPWTGFVTFLSAGIDAQLADASVQPVFAASTHALPETASLVGRLNTLSGQLLDRARVAGVVDSGLTEADVIRLMCGVVFAATVHATPDERAALTRRYLAVVLSGLKSPS, encoded by the coding sequence GTGACGACCGCACCGCTGCGCAAGGACGCGGCCCGCAACTGGCAGCACATCGTCGGCGTCGGCCGGCGCTTCGTCGACGAGGGCACCCCGCTGCGCCTGAACGACGTGGCCCGCGCCGCGTCGATCGGCGTCGCCACCGTCTACCGGCACTTCCCGACACCGGAAGCACTGCTGGAGACGCTCGCCCGCCCCGCGTTCGAACGTCTCGTGACCGTCGCGTCGCAATCCCTGGCCGAGGACGATCCCTGGACGGGGTTCGTGACCTTCCTATCGGCGGGGATCGACGCGCAGCTGGCGGACGCGTCGGTGCAGCCGGTCTTCGCGGCGTCGACGCATGCCCTGCCGGAGACGGCGTCACTGGTCGGCCGGCTGAACACCCTCTCCGGTCAGCTGCTGGACCGAGCGCGCGTGGCCGGGGTCGTCGACAGCGGCCTGACCGAGGCGGACGTCATCCGCCTGATGTGCGGGGTGGTCTTCGCCGCCACCGTCCACGCCACGCCGGATGAGAGGGCGGCGCTCACCCGCCGCTATCTGGCAGTCGTCCTGTCCGGCCTGAAGTCACCGTCCTGA